A genome region from Scyliorhinus torazame isolate Kashiwa2021f chromosome 11, sScyTor2.1, whole genome shotgun sequence includes the following:
- the LOC140385596 gene encoding myosin regulatory light chain 2, smooth muscle minor isoform, which yields MSSKRAKGKTTKKRPQRATSNVFAMFDQSQIQEFKEAFNMIDQNRDGFIDKEDLHDMLASLGKSPTDEYLEAMMNEAPGPINFTMFLTMFGEKLNGTDPEDVIRNAFACFDEEGTGYIQEDYLRDLLTTMGDRFTDEDVDELFREAPIDNKGNFNYIEFTRILKHGAKDKDD from the exons ATGTCGAGCAAAAGAGCCAAGGGAAAGACCACCAAGAAGCGCCCTCAGCGTGCAACCTCCAATGTATTTGCCATGTTTGATCAGTCGCAGATTCAAGAATTCAAGGAGGCCTTCAACATGATCGATCAGAACCGTGATGGCTTCATTGATAAGGAGGATTTGCATGACATGTTGGCTTCACTTG GAAAGAGCCCAACTGATGAATACCTAGAGGCAATGATGAATGAAGCCCCAGGGCCTATCAACTTCACTATGTTTTTGACCATGTTTGGTGAAAAGCTGAATGGGACAGACCCTGAAGATGTCATTAGAAATGCCTTTGCATGCTTCGATGAAGAAGGAACAG GCTATATCCAGGAAGACTACCTGCGAGATCTGTTGACAACAATGGGTGATCGGTTTACTGATGAGGATGTGGATGAACTTTTCCGTGAAGCACCAATTGATAACAAGGGCAACTTCAATTATATTGAGTTTACTCGCATACTGAAACATGGTGCTAAGGACAAAGATGACTAA